In Acidobacteriota bacterium, the genomic window CCCCCAATTTTAGCTCACTTCGCACCTCCTCCCGCATCCTTTCATTAGGATGGAAGGCTGCAGGGTCCACCCCGTAGGGGATAGTGGTGGCGCACTCCTTCCCTCCCCCTATCTTGAGTGCTCGTTCTTTTAGATCGTCACTCGAGGCAGTGATCCAATCGGCGGCATCGAGGGCGATTTGGGCGGATTTTTTGAAGATCCATCCTTTTTCAGCGAGGAATACATCTGAGCCATGAAGGCTCACCACCAAGGGAAGTCCGGTTAATCTCGCCGCAATAGCCGCGGGAAGTCCGTTTGGGAGAAGCCAGTTTGCTTGGATGAGGTCAAAACGGTAGCGCCGGGTGAGGGAGAGGATGGAGAAAAAAAGGGAGCCCAAGGCAAGTGGGGCGATAAGGAATATCCCGTCCCTTACCCGTTCATCAGCCTCAAGTGATTGGGCATAGCCCCATTTTGCGAGAGATTTGGTTGGTGCGTAATGGTAGATGTGGAAGTGGATATTTCCCCCTTCCCTTACCGTAAGTTTTGGGTGTTCCGGGATAAGAAGGTGAACCTCATTCCCCTTTTTTGCGACCGCCTTGGCAATGCTTTCGATGAAGGGAGCAATCACATCCCCCGGGAAACGGGGATATGAGGAGCTCACCATTAAGATCCTCATTTCCTCCCCTGTTTCTTCTGGAAGCCGCGATAGCGCCACCACAGCTTGAGCACGGTGACGAAGGCAGAGTATATCTCCCCGAAGGTCAGATTGGAGGTTCCCCGTTGGCGATTTACGAACACGGTGGGCACCTCCCCAATGCGGAAGCCGAGAAGGTGGATCTGATAGGCGAGCTCACTTAATACAATATATCCCTTTTCTTCTATCTTGTCGAAATCGAGCGAAGCAAGCACCTCGCGACGATAGAGACGATAACCGTTGGTGTAATCGGAGATGGGGATCCTGAGGATAGCTTTGACATAGAAATTGGCTAAATGGCTAAATATGGTTCTCATTGGACCCCAATTTACTATCTTGCTTCCGGGAAGATACCTCGAGCCTATCACCACATCGTATTCTTTTGCCTTCTCAAGCAGTTTTGGAAGATCGACAGGGCTATGGGAAAAATCCGCATCCATCTCCATAATGTAGCTGTATTTCTCCCCTTGGGAAAGCCCGTAGCGGAAGCCATCGATGGTGGCGCCTCCTCTTCCTCCTTTCCCCTCACGATGGATTATCTTCACCCGGGGTTCTTTTTCCGCTATCTCGTCCACGATCTTCCCCGTTCCGTCCGGGGAGTTGTCGTCGACCACAAGGATATCCAGGGGATAAGGGAGGTGAAGCAGTTCCGCTATTAGTCGCTCGATATTCCCCCGCTCGTTATAGGTGGGAATGACGATTAGCGTCCGTTCGTCCATCTTAGCCTAATATCTTCTCGAATGCCTCTACAATGTAGTCGAGATCCTCCTGGTTGAGGTATTGGTGGCACCCGATGTAAAATCCGTTTTTGCCGACAAAGTCGGCGTTGGGCAGTTTTCCCTGATATTCCTCCTTGAGGAAGGAGTAAGCTGGCTGTTGGGTAGGGATGGAACCGAAGAGAGGCCTTGTTTCCACCCCCAATTGTTCCAGCTCATGGCGCAATTGATACCGCGTTATCGGTGCCTCCTGCTTCAATACTATGGGATAAGCGAGATAGCTCACCCGCTCGTCGAAGAGAGGAAGCCTCAGCACCTCCTCGTATTTTTTTAACCGTTCGTTTAAGTAGCGGACATTTTCCTGTCTCCGCTTGAATATCCAATCTGCCTTCTTCATCTGGGTAATACCGAGTGCTGCCTGGAACTCCATCGTTTTGAAGTTGTAGCCGATGATATCGTGGGTGAACCTTGGGTCGTGATCCTCCTCATCAGTTGGCTCTTTGGGACAGTATCCCTTGCTTCGGGTGCAGACGGGGCAATCGCAGAGCCTCCCGTTTGCCTTTATCTTCATCACCAGCCTTCTTATTTCTGGATCATCGGTGGTTATCGCTCCCATCTCTCCAGCCTGAATGTTATGGGCGATATAGAAGGAAAAAGCACCGAAGGAAGACCAACTTCCGGTTCTTTTCCCCTGGTAAATGGAGCCGTGTGCCTGAGCGGAGTCCTCCACCACCACCAGGTTATATCTCTCCGCTATTTTGTTTAGCCGGTCCATCGCACAAGGATAACCCATCAAATGCACTGGGAGGAGGACGGAAAAGTGGTCAGGGTTAGGGGTGTTTTTCAGGAGTTCCTCAACAGCTTCTGGAGTGATGTGGAAGGTTTCTGGATCTATATCAACGAAAACAGGCTCAAATCCTGTCTGAACGATGGCGTTCACCGTGGCAATGTAGGTAAGAGGGGTTGTTATGATCTTGCTTCCTCGACTCACCCGGTATTTATCGTGGTGTACCAGAGCGGATAAGCCCGCCATAATGGCGGCGGTTCCTGAACTCAGGGCAACCGCGTATCTTGTGCCGATATATTCGGCAAATATCTGTTCGAATTGAGCGACCTTCCTTCCCTCCGAAAGCCTCCCCTGATCGAGCACCTCGAAGATGGCTCGTTTTTCCTCCTCGGAGATCCGAAAATCGCCAACCGCTATCTTTCGCATCGCTCGTTCTCCTAAAACAAAGGCAATCAGGCTCAAATTATATCATAAACCATAAGGCTATAAAATCTCCTTTCGTAAGCTGAGACTATCAGTACCATTCCTTCACATCCTTTTCGGTTTTAGCGACCGGTTCCTCATTTTATACAGGAGGGGCAAGTTCCGCTTGCCATCTCTTTAAGAATATCCTCTGAAATAGTAGGGAGAGGCTATAGCCGGCGAAGATGATAAAGCCGAGATCGGCGGTGGGGATACGGTATCGCTCTTGGGGGAAGTAAAGCATACAGGTGAAAGCGGAGGAGATGATGAGGAGATATAAGGGGAGGAGTTGAGTTGAGACCCTTCTTGCCCGTAGTGCTCCGAGGATGGCGAGGAAGAATAGAGGGAAGTAAGAGAGCCAGCTGATCAGTCGATGGTGAAGAGATGCCTTGAGTATCGATGGTCCTACCGGGATGAAGAAGTAGAATATCTTCTTCGCAAGGAGGATGAGAAACCACCGCTTATGGGATAGGATGTAGGAAAACGCCAGCCGGTAATAGATCTTCTCCATCTCTTCATAACTCAGGTTCCTATATTTCTCTCGAAGGTTTACATAATCTATCTTGATTTTCGGGTTTGCTCCCATATCCCCTTCTCCCACCGCTTCGGGGTGATTCCCGGTCCAGAAGGTTATTCCCCCTTCCGCGGTTATCAGGACGAACCTCCCGTAGGCTATGTAATTTCGGATGATCCATGGGGTGAGGGTGATAAGAAAGAGAGCGATCAAAACCAATCCCTTCTTCATCCCTTCCCTTACCTTTCCCTTTGGAATGAAGAAAAAGACGGGAGCGAGGGGGACGAAGGTGAGGATAGCGGGGCGACAGAGAGAGGCAGCGCCAAGGGTTAATCCACAGAGGACCGAGGGGGTGAGTTTCTTACTTTCTTTTGCCCGGTAGAGAAGAAGCAGTGCCATCAGAACCAGGCTCATAAATAGGGTCTCACTAAGTATCCTTATTGAAAGCCAGATGAAAAGAGGATAGAAGGCGGAAATAAGAGCGGCATAAAGCCCAACCTTTTCCCCGAAGATCCTTTTCCCTAAGAGAAAGAAGAGGATGACATTTAGGCCCCCTATTATGCAGTTTAAAAGGCGGATCAGAATGAGGTTTTCCCCGAAGAGAAAGAAGAAAAAAGCGACGAAGAAGGGGTAAAGTGGTGCCCGGCGATGGTGCTCCCAGCCCATAAATCCTTCCTCGTCTCCGTAATTGAACCCTTTTCCCTGGGCAAGGTTCCTCGCGAGGATGATGTACTCTCTTCCGTCCCGGGCGAGCGGTTGATCCTTCCAATAGAAAAGGGCGAGCCCCATCCTAAGGAGAATGGCGGTGATTACCAAGATGATAAGTAGTGTCTTCACCTTCATCTCTCTCACCTTGACAATTTAAGCCAAGAAAAAAGGCCAATGCCAGCGTTTATGAGCATCAGGAAGAGGATGAGGAAGGAGAAGCTCACCGCGAGCTCGGGGGAGATGTTGAACTGAGAAAAAAGGAGGATGAGCGTCGCCTCCCGCGTTCCCAGTCCAGCGACGGTTATCGGGATGAGGCTTACCCCCTGGGCAAGAATGACCATAGCGAGGAAGGAAAGGACGGGAATGTCAATCCTTAAGGAACGCGCGAGGAGGAGGTAGCGGAAGAAGGCAAAGAGGAAGGCGATCACCGTTATTCCGAAAAGGAGGAGAAAGTGTTTTGAAGAAAAGGGACTTTCGAGAAGAGCTTCGTTTTTATGTGCAAGTCCTCCCTTTCTCTTCAGGAATAGGGGTGCCAGTTTCCTTATGCTCTGCTCCCTCAGCTTCGGATGAAGGAGGATAATGAGAAAGATTATCGCCATTATGAAGAGGAGGACGAAGATGGAAAGATGGTGATATAGAGGACCGCGAAGGAGGATAAGCGAGCCTATGGAAAGGAAGAGAAGACCAGCGATGTCGAACCCCCGATCGGAAAATACCGCGATTAAGGAGGAGGAAAGGGGATACCCCTTCCCTTTCAGATAGACCCCTTTGGCGAGCTCCCCTACCTGCCCCGGTGTAGCGATGCCGGCAAGAAGTCCCAAGGCATAGAGGTGGAAGGTTTCGACTAATTTTACCTTTACCCCCAAGTTCCTCAAGATGAGCTGGAAGCGATATGCCTTAAGGAGGATGAACAGAGGAGCGAGGGAGGCGGAGATGAGGATGTAGGACCAGTCAGCCGAGGATAGACGCTTGGCGAGGGTAGCGAGATCTATCCGCGATAGGATGTAGACGAGGATGACGATTCCGATCCCGCGGATAAGCCATTTTAACCCCTTCTTCTTTCTCTCCATCTTCCATTAAGCGATCCCTGCCTTGAGGATATCGTGGAGGTGGATGGTGGCATAGGGATGGTTCTCTTTGTCGACTACGATCAAGGCGGTAATGGAGAAATCCTCCATCACCCGGAGTGCTTCCGCTGCCAGGGTCTCTTCCTTTATTGTCTTGGGGTTTTTCGTCATCACTTGGGATACGGGGAGCTCGAGGACCTCCGTTTTCTTCTCGAGGATACGTCTTAAGTCGCCGTCAGTAACCACTCCTACCAATTTCCCCTCATCGTCTATCACCGAGGTGATGCCGAGACCCTTGGAGGTCATCTCGAATATCGCCTCCTTCAAGGTGACCTGGTGGTTGACCATTGGATGCTCATAGCCCGAATGCATCAGGTCGCGCACCCGGAGGAGCAGTTTCTTCCCCAAGGTTCCTCCCGGATGAAGGATGGCGAAATCCTCCCTCTTGAAGTTCCGTCGTCTGAGAAGGGCTGAGGCTAAGGCGTCTCCCATAACCAAAGTGGCGGTGGCGCTTGAGGTAGGGACGATCCCCAAGGGGCAGGCTTCCTTCTCCACCCCAACATCGAGGGTCACATCGGCACTTTTGGCGAGGGGAGAATCGAGTTTCCCCGTGATAGCGATCACCTTTACCCCAAACCGTTTGAAATAGGGAAGGAGGGAAACCACCTCCTCAGTGGTCCCGCTATAGGAGATGGCGATGACGAGATCATCGGAGGTAACGATGCCGAGGTCTCCATGTTTCGCCTCAGCGGCGTTTAGAAAGAAGGCAGGAGTGCCGGTCGAGGAGAAGGTAGAGGCGATCTTCTTCCCGATCAAGCCCGACTTCCCCATCCCGGTTATGATTATCCTTCCCTTACAGTTTAGAAGAAGCTCTACCGCCTTGACGAAATTCTCATCGAGCTTATCTCCCACCTTCCTCAGGGCTTCGCCCTCTAAGCGGAATATCCTTTTCGCCTCGGCAAGATCGTCCTTCATCACTCCCTCCTTTCGAAGCGGAATAGGGCAATCTGTTCTGAAACCAGCCCTACGAGGAAGATGATCACCGCCATACTGATTAAGAGCACCGAGGAGTTGGTTACATGGCGCTCAGTTATTATGGTATAGATGCCGTAGCCTCCCCCCAAGAGGAGGAAGAAGAGGGCAAAGGGGATGAATATCTTGAGCGGATGGAAGAGGGTGATCGTTTTCAGAATGAGGAGAAAGAAGCGAATGCCGTCGGATATCAGGTTTATCTTGCTTCTTCCGCCCTTCCTCTTGAATTGATTGACCGGTTCGAACTTGACCGAATATCCCGCTTTGAGGAAGGCTAAGGTGCAGGTGGTAGGATAGGAGAAGCCATTAGGGAAAAGATGGACGAACTCGAGGAGGTGTTTCCTCTCCGCCGCCCGGAAGCCCGAGGTAAGATCCGGTATCCTCACCCCGGTGAGCATAGAGGCAAGTCGGGCAAGTATGCGATTTCCCCACTTCCTGCTCAAGGGAGAAGCATAATCCTTCCCCCTGGTACCCACCACCAGGTCATAATCGGCGAGTTCTGAAACCAGTTTCTCGATATCCCTTGGATTATGTTGACCATCGCCATCCATAAGGACGACGATCTCCCCCGTAGCGTTTCTTATCCCCGTTTTTACCGCCGCCCCATTTCCCTTGTTGTAAGGATGGCGGATGACCCGCGCCCCCTTTCTTTCGGCGATCTCCGCAGTCTTGTCGTTTGAGCCGTCATCCACTACCAGGATCTCGGAGACGAAGGATAGCTTTTTTACTTCGGAGATTACCTCCCCTATAATCCCTTCCTCGTTATAGGCAGGGATGACTACGCTTACCCGCCTCTTCTCCTCCATTTTTCTCCTTAAAAATGCCGCCGAACCTTTTTAGAGACCGATTTTAACACAAAAGATTGTAAAATAAAAAGTGCATCAAAGTAAACAGAGAGGGAAGAAAAATACGAGGAGAGGAAAAGTAATGGCAGAGGTGGTGATAATTGGGGGAGGATTAGCAGGGCTTTCTGCTGCCTATCATCTGAAACGGAGCTTTCTCCTCTTCGAGAGGGAGGAGCGAGTGGGAGGGCTTTGTCGCAGTATAAAGCGGGATGGCTTTACCTTCGATTTTACCGGACATCTCCTTCACTTTAAGAAAGAGGATATAAAGAAGTGGGTTTTCTCCCTCCTTGGGGGAAACTTGAGACGACACCGCCGTTCCTCCTTTATCTATTCCAAGGGGATCTACACCCGTTATCCCTTTCAGGCGAATACCTACGGACTCCCCCCTGAGGTGCAGGCGGAATGCATCCTGGGTTTCATCGAAGCGCAGAGAGACAAGGGGCATAATGGAGGAGAGACCTTTGAGGGTTGGATCCTTCGCCATTTCGGGAAGGGAATCGCCAAACACTTTATGATTCCCTATAATGAGAAGCTATGGACGGTTCATCCGAGAAGGCTTACTACTGACTGGCTTTCCGGGTTTGTCCCCACCCCGAGCTTGCGGGAGGTCATCGCTGGTGCCCTCTCCGATCAGCCAAAGGGGTTTGGCTACAACGCCTTTTTCTATTATCCCGAAGAGGGGGGGATAGAGGTTCTACCCCGGGCGATCGCTTCTAAGGTTGGTGACATAAATACCGGCGTAGAAGTGAAGGGGATCGATATCAAAAGGAAAAAACTTCTCCTTTCGAGGGGAGGCGAGGTTCCCTACCGCTTCCTTATCTCCACCATTCCCCTTCCCGAGCTTCTTAAGCGGATAAACCCCCTTCCCGAGGAGATAATGAAGGCGGGAAAAGCTCTTTCCTATGCCTCGGTTTATAACTTGAACTTAGGGATAAGAGGAAGAAAAAGGAGAAAAAGGCACTGGGTCTATTTCCCCGAGCGGGAGTTCCCCTTCTACCGGATTGGTTTCCCCACCTTCTTCTCCCGGAAGATGGCTCCTCCTGGGTTTTCGGCTATCTATACCGAGGTCTCTTACTCTCCTCATCGTCCCCTCGATAGGGAAAGGATAGATGCCAAGATAATAAAGGGGCTTATTCAAGCGGGAATAATAGAGAACGAGAAGGAGATCGTGTTGAGGCTTCCTCTTGATATCAAGTACGGTTATGTGATCTACGACGAGGAGAGGAGAAAGGTCCTTCCCTTGATCAAGGAGTTTCTTGAAGGAGAGGGGATATTTTCTATCGGGAGATACGGTGCTTGGGAATACTCAGCAATGGAGGACGCCCTTTCCCAGGGGAAGGCGATCGCCGAACGCCTCAACGGTTAGTTTTTTCCCTCTTTTTATTATGATAATGAATTTCCGGCTTCTTATTGAGGAGGAGTTCGAGCCCTCTTACCCGGTAAAGAAGGTCCTCGATAAGCTTTCTGTTGGCGAAGATCAGGTCTGAGACGAGGCCGATTAAGCTTATCTGGAAGCCGATTATGAGGAGAATTGAAGCTAAGATGAGCGATTGGATATGTCCTGCCCCATTCCCTGTGAAGTAGTAATAGAGGAAGCGGACGGAGATGGCGAGACCAGCCAGGAAGAGGATGCCTCCGATGATGGAGAAGACCTTTAGCGGTTCGTACATCGCATATACCCGGAGGATGGTGCTTGCCGATTTTTTGATGTAGTTCCAGGTGGATGTATAGAGCCGTGATTCCCTGAGTTTCTCGTTCGTCCGCACCGGAATGTGGGTGATACTTATGTTCTTCTTTCCCGCCTGGATGATCGTCTCCAGGGTATAGGTGAACTGAGAGACGATGTTTATCCTCAACGCCGCCTCCCTGTTGTAGGCGCGGAAACCGGAGGTGGCGTCAGGTATTTTGGTTCCTGAAAGCTGACGCACCACCCAACTGCCGAGCTTCTGGAGCTTCTTCTTTATAAAGGAGAAGTAGGGGATGCTCTCTACATTCCGGTCGCCCACTACGATGTCCGCTTTCCCCTCGAGGATCGGCTTTATCAGGTTGGGGATATCTCCTCCGTAGTACTGATTGTCGGCATCGGTGTTGACGATGATGTCCGCTCCAAGCTTAAGGGCAGCATCGAGCCCGGTCATAAAGGCGACAGCCAGCCCCTTTCTCTCGGTGAAGCGGATGATATGATCTACCCCGAGCTTCTTCGCCACCTCGCTCGTCCGGTCGGTTGAGCCGTCATCGATGACGAGTATCTCCACCTCATCCACCCCGGGTATCTCTCTCGGGATGTCCTTCAGGGTGATGGGGAGCGTCTCCTCTTCGTTCAGACAAGGTATCTGGATGATGAGCTTCAATCCTTTCCTCCTTTTATTCGATAATATACCAAATGAGAGGCGGGATGTCTAATCCCAGCTGATGTAGTCTATCTTCACCCCGAGCTCCCTGATATCAGGCGAGCCGAGATCACGAGCGGGGTTCATCGTGGTCGATTTGATATAGAGGATGGGCATCTTCTCCCGGGTGAGCTTTTTCCTTATTCTTTCCGGTATGGGGATGCGATAGGTATTAAAGCCGTTTTCTACCGTGAGCTCCCCGATCTTTTCGTTGAGAAGGTAAAAGCTCACCTCTGGCTTTTTTATCCCCTTGGGCCTTCCTCCATCCATCCGCAGGGTGATGGTTGAAGCATTGGCTAAGGAGGGGAGATATACCGAGGCTATTCTGCCCGTCCAGCGGAAACTCACCGTCCCCTCTTTCTCCTTCTGGTAGAAGCCGGAACGGAGGAGGATGTCGTCCTCGCCCACATCGATCGTTTTCCCCTCTTTGGAGAGTTCAGAGGGATGAATAAGCCTTTTCAAGGTCATCTTGATATAGATGCCCTTTTCCTCTCGTGGAGGGCGGTTGTAGCTGAACTCCATAAATGAGCTTTTGAACCACTTCTCCTCGACGAGCCCGAAGTAGTAGGGACCATCGGGAATCTCTGTCCGCCAGCTCGTTAGGAGATAGATTTGGCGGAAGTTCTTTCGCCAGTAGGGGAGGAGCTTTTCAAGAAGCCAAGGGGAGAGCTTGAAGTAGCGGAGCTCAGCTACTTCGGAACCGCTCAAGGTGCTTAGGGGAAGGGAGACGAGGTGGATGAGTGAGGTGGAGATGTTCTCGGTTATTACCAGACTTCCCGGTTTTATCTCCCTCTTTAGCTCCTTAACGAGGTTGATAGCGCCAGCAAATTCCCGATGGGGATAGATGAGCTTATCGTAGGAGATGAAGGAGTAAAGAAGATAGGCGAGGATGAGAATACTTGCTACCCTGAGGAATCTTTTTCTTTGTCCAAGGTCCCAGAGTTTACCTATGAGGTAAGCGATAAATAGCACTAATCCTGGGTAGATTAAGGGAACGAACCGCCGCATCACCCAGAAGTAGTCCGGTATCACTCGTATCCGGTAGAAGTAGAAACCGGCGAAGAAGAGAAGTGAGGAGAGGAAGAAGAACTCCGCTCCCCGCCTCAGCCGGTACCAGAGATAAACGAAGACAATACTCCCCGCGATGACGCCGAAGTCGGTGAGGAACCAGCCCATCCGGTGGTAGGTGCCCGCATTCGGATCGTTCCAGCCGTAGATGAAGTAGGGGCGGTAGAAGTAGGCATAGAAGAGAGCGAGCGAGAGGGAAATAGCGGTAAGAAGGGGGAGTGGATGTTTGTAGGCGATCACCCGCCTGAAGAGCGCTTTCAGCCTCGAGGAGATGATCACCGCGATGAGGAAGAGAAGAAGGGCAATGGGAGCAAGTTTCATCCATAGTTTGATGTCGTTTAACACCCGGGCAAAGGTGTTCCAGAGGTAATAGTGAGCGATGAACTCGCCGTGGAGGAAGAAATGGAGAACGAGGAGGGAAAAAGGAAGGGCAAAGAATAGCGTTTTTTTACCGAAGTGGGAGAGGAAAAGGCCGAGGACAAAAAGGGAGGCGGGAATCACCAAGAGCGAGCAATCGACCCGTACCAGCATTGTTAATCCGAGGGAAAGACCGGAGAGCACTCCGAAGACTGGATCCCCCTCTTCGAGGAAAAGATCGAGGAGGAATATCCCGGAAAGAAGAAGGTATTGGACCAGTATTTCCGAGGTAGGAAAACGGGCGAACCAGATGGCGATCACATTAATGGAAAGGAGGAAGGAGGCTAAGAGCCCTACCTTTTCCCCGTAGAACCTCTTTCCGAGGAGATAGAGTGCCCCCACTCCAAGGACCCCGAAGATGGCAGGAAGGAATAAAGCGAACCTTATCCCGAAAATGGAGTAGAGGATGCCGTACCAAAGGGGAAAGAGATGATAGAACTGGGGCACCAAGGTAAGCTTGCTTTTTGAGGCGATGTAGATCCCCATCTGATTGGGCCTGAACCCCTTGAGGAAAAGGGGCTTGAGTTCAGGGGGAAGGACTGCACTTGCTTTATTCTCGAAGATTATCGAGCCCCTTTTGGCGATGTTAATCCCCATATTGACATAGACCCCGGGGTCCCTCCCTCCGA contains:
- a CDS encoding glycosyltransferase family 4 protein; amino-acid sequence: MRILMVSSSYPRFPGDVIAPFIESIAKAVAKKGNEVHLLIPEHPKLTVREGGNIHFHIYHYAPTKSLAKWGYAQSLEADERVRDGIFLIAPLALGSLFFSILSLTRRYRFDLIQANWLLPNGLPAAIAARLTGLPLVVSLHGSDVFLAEKGWIFKKSAQIALDAADWITASSDDLKERALKIGGGKECATTIPYGVDPAAFHPNERMREEVRSELKLGGNDILVFAIGRLVAKKGFEYLIKAAPMVIAEVPNIRFLIAGSGDLEENLKKLTSECEVADYFLFPGKLPRERVPAFMNAADIIAVPSIHDAEGNVDGLPNVVMEALSSKKAVVASEIGGIPSVISNEENGILIPEKDEKALAQAIIKLARSPKLRRKLAEEARKRIERKHTWDKVGEQYLNCFERAIRRRKRRNG
- a CDS encoding polyprenol monophosphomannose synthase, whose amino-acid sequence is MDERTLIVIPTYNERGNIERLIAELLHLPYPLDILVVDDNSPDGTGKIVDEIAEKEPRVKIIHREGKGGRGGATIDGFRYGLSQGEKYSYIMEMDADFSHSPVDLPKLLEKAKEYDVVIGSRYLPGSKIVNWGPMRTIFSHLANFYVKAILRIPISDYTNGYRLYRREVLASLDFDKIEEKGYIVLSELAYQIHLLGFRIGEVPTVFVNRQRGTSNLTFGEIYSAFVTVLKLWWRYRGFQKKQGRK
- a CDS encoding DegT/DnrJ/EryC1/StrS family aminotransferase; its protein translation is MRKIAVGDFRISEEEKRAIFEVLDQGRLSEGRKVAQFEQIFAEYIGTRYAVALSSGTAAIMAGLSALVHHDKYRVSRGSKIITTPLTYIATVNAIVQTGFEPVFVDIDPETFHITPEAVEELLKNTPNPDHFSVLLPVHLMGYPCAMDRLNKIAERYNLVVVEDSAQAHGSIYQGKRTGSWSSFGAFSFYIAHNIQAGEMGAITTDDPEIRRLVMKIKANGRLCDCPVCTRSKGYCPKEPTDEEDHDPRFTHDIIGYNFKTMEFQAALGITQMKKADWIFKRRQENVRYLNERLKKYEEVLRLPLFDERVSYLAYPIVLKQEAPITRYQLRHELEQLGVETRPLFGSIPTQQPAYSFLKEEYQGKLPNADFVGKNGFYIGCHQYLNQEDLDYIVEAFEKILG
- a CDS encoding glycosyltransferase family 39 protein, giving the protein MKVKTLLIILVITAILLRMGLALFYWKDQPLARDGREYIILARNLAQGKGFNYGDEEGFMGWEHHRRAPLYPFFVAFFFFLFGENLILIRLLNCIIGGLNVILFFLLGKRIFGEKVGLYAALISAFYPLFIWLSIRILSETLFMSLVLMALLLLYRAKESKKLTPSVLCGLTLGAASLCRPAILTFVPLAPVFFFIPKGKVREGMKKGLVLIALFLITLTPWIIRNYIAYGRFVLITAEGGITFWTGNHPEAVGEGDMGANPKIKIDYVNLREKYRNLSYEEMEKIYYRLAFSYILSHKRWFLILLAKKIFYFFIPVGPSILKASLHHRLISWLSYFPLFFLAILGALRARRVSTQLLPLYLLIISSAFTCMLYFPQERYRIPTADLGFIIFAGYSLSLLFQRIFLKRWQAELAPPV
- a CDS encoding flippase-like domain-containing protein, whose product is MERKKKGLKWLIRGIGIVILVYILSRIDLATLAKRLSSADWSYILISASLAPLFILLKAYRFQLILRNLGVKVKLVETFHLYALGLLAGIATPGQVGELAKGVYLKGKGYPLSSSLIAVFSDRGFDIAGLLFLSIGSLILLRGPLYHHLSIFVLLFIMAIIFLIILLHPKLREQSIRKLAPLFLKRKGGLAHKNEALLESPFSSKHFLLLFGITVIAFLFAFFRYLLLARSLRIDIPVLSFLAMVILAQGVSLIPITVAGLGTREATLILLFSQFNISPELAVSFSFLILFLMLINAGIGLFSWLKLSR
- a CDS encoding KpsF/GutQ family sugar-phosphate isomerase gives rise to the protein MKDDLAEAKRIFRLEGEALRKVGDKLDENFVKAVELLLNCKGRIIITGMGKSGLIGKKIASTFSSTGTPAFFLNAAEAKHGDLGIVTSDDLVIAISYSGTTEEVVSLLPYFKRFGVKVIAITGKLDSPLAKSADVTLDVGVEKEACPLGIVPTSSATATLVMGDALASALLRRRNFKREDFAILHPGGTLGKKLLLRVRDLMHSGYEHPMVNHQVTLKEAIFEMTSKGLGITSVIDDEGKLVGVVTDGDLRRILEKKTEVLELPVSQVMTKNPKTIKEETLAAEALRVMEDFSITALIVVDKENHPYATIHLHDILKAGIA
- a CDS encoding glycosyltransferase family 2 protein; translated protein: MEEKRRVSVVIPAYNEEGIIGEVISEVKKLSFVSEILVVDDGSNDKTAEIAERKGARVIRHPYNKGNGAAVKTGIRNATGEIVVLMDGDGQHNPRDIEKLVSELADYDLVVGTRGKDYASPLSRKWGNRILARLASMLTGVRIPDLTSGFRAAERKHLLEFVHLFPNGFSYPTTCTLAFLKAGYSVKFEPVNQFKRKGGRSKINLISDGIRFFLLILKTITLFHPLKIFIPFALFFLLLGGGYGIYTIITERHVTNSSVLLISMAVIIFLVGLVSEQIALFRFERRE
- a CDS encoding FAD-dependent oxidoreductase → MAEVVIIGGGLAGLSAAYHLKRSFLLFEREERVGGLCRSIKRDGFTFDFTGHLLHFKKEDIKKWVFSLLGGNLRRHRRSSFIYSKGIYTRYPFQANTYGLPPEVQAECILGFIEAQRDKGHNGGETFEGWILRHFGKGIAKHFMIPYNEKLWTVHPRRLTTDWLSGFVPTPSLREVIAGALSDQPKGFGYNAFFYYPEEGGIEVLPRAIASKVGDINTGVEVKGIDIKRKKLLLSRGGEVPYRFLISTIPLPELLKRINPLPEEIMKAGKALSYASVYNLNLGIRGRKRRKRHWVYFPEREFPFYRIGFPTFFSRKMAPPGFSAIYTEVSYSPHRPLDRERIDAKIIKGLIQAGIIENEKEIVLRLPLDIKYGYVIYDEERRKVLPLIKEFLEGEGIFSIGRYGAWEYSAMEDALSQGKAIAERLNG
- a CDS encoding glycosyltransferase family 2 protein, with product MKLIIQIPCLNEEETLPITLKDIPREIPGVDEVEILVIDDGSTDRTSEVAKKLGVDHIIRFTERKGLAVAFMTGLDAALKLGADIIVNTDADNQYYGGDIPNLIKPILEGKADIVVGDRNVESIPYFSFIKKKLQKLGSWVVRQLSGTKIPDATSGFRAYNREAALRINIVSQFTYTLETIIQAGKKNISITHIPVRTNEKLRESRLYTSTWNYIKKSASTILRVYAMYEPLKVFSIIGGILFLAGLAISVRFLYYYFTGNGAGHIQSLILASILLIIGFQISLIGLVSDLIFANRKLIEDLLYRVRGLELLLNKKPEIHYHNKKREKTNR
- a CDS encoding glycosyltransferase family 39 protein; the encoded protein is MHLLFGMISLLIIFAIPGYSLFLTPFGRKASRKLDPFELIFLIVLVSTIASSWFGLLLAEFAHFSLVNLLFADILFSLLLILGTKSKLTPFRPGLPLKRSHLIIIAILILALFLFGKPGECIFGGRDPGVYVNMGINIAKRGSIIFENKASAVLPPELKPLFLKGFRPNQMGIYIASKSKLTLVPQFYHLFPLWYGILYSIFGIRFALFLPAIFGVLGVGALYLLGKRFYGEKVGLLASFLLSINVIAIWFARFPTSEILVQYLLLSGIFLLDLFLEEGDPVFGVLSGLSLGLTMLVRVDCSLLVIPASLFVLGLFLSHFGKKTLFFALPFSLLVLHFFLHGEFIAHYYLWNTFARVLNDIKLWMKLAPIALLLFLIAVIISSRLKALFRRVIAYKHPLPLLTAISLSLALFYAYFYRPYFIYGWNDPNAGTYHRMGWFLTDFGVIAGSIVFVYLWYRLRRGAEFFFLSSLLFFAGFYFYRIRVIPDYFWVMRRFVPLIYPGLVLFIAYLIGKLWDLGQRKRFLRVASILILAYLLYSFISYDKLIYPHREFAGAINLVKELKREIKPGSLVITENISTSLIHLVSLPLSTLSGSEVAELRYFKLSPWLLEKLLPYWRKNFRQIYLLTSWRTEIPDGPYYFGLVEEKWFKSSFMEFSYNRPPREEKGIYIKMTLKRLIHPSELSKEGKTIDVGEDDILLRSGFYQKEKEGTVSFRWTGRIASVYLPSLANASTITLRMDGGRPKGIKKPEVSFYLLNEKIGELTVENGFNTYRIPIPERIRKKLTREKMPILYIKSTTMNPARDLGSPDIRELGVKIDYISWD